The Pseudomonadales bacterium genomic interval ATTAATCAAGCATCATTAAATGTCAAAGCCAGGCAGCCCGACACGCATTGGCTCGACCGCAGCACTACGCGCGGGAAACGGGTTCAGAACCGGACGGGCTTTCTGGATTCGGTGTGTTTGTGAGCAACCACTGACCGTGGACACAGTGCAAACATGGAGCTGGCGAGAGGAATCGAACCCCCAACCGGCTGATTACAAATCAGCTGCTCTACCAATTGAGCTACGCCAGCGTAATGGAGGCCGCGCCGTCATGCGCGGCGCGGCAGTTTAGTCGGCCACAGGATCGGCTGCAACGACCGGGCAGGCAAGCTCCTCGATCGCCAGGCCCTGTCCGAGAGCGGCTTCGACCGCTGCCATATCTGCGCTCAATGTGCCTTGCACCATGAACGAGGGGCGCGTTTGCGCGGCCTCATGGATCGCGACCGGATAGCCGATGTCGGCGAAACGGGCCGCGTGCCGCTCGGCGCTCGCCGTGTCGCGAAACACCCCGAGCGAGATCCCGTTGCGCAGCGCGGGGTCGTCACGGATCACGAAACTCTCGACACCGCGCTCGGTCAGCCGCGCGACCACCGCACGCGCCTCTTCATCGTTGGCACGCGGCGGAATGTGCACCCAGAAATTGCTGTGAACGACGACCGGCACGGTCACGAGCGCGCCGTCGGGAAGCTGATCGCGCAGGCGTTCAAGCGCTGTACGCGCGGCGCCTTCGGTGGAAAACCGGCCGATGCGCACGCAGTGTGCGGACGGCGCCGCGTCGTGTGCGGACGGCACTGCCTCGCTTGTGGCACCACCAGGCGTGGCCGCCAGCGCCTCGTTTTCCTTCGGTACTGCAGCCTCGGAGTCGGTATCCACCGGCGCAGGAGCAGACGGTCCCGACTCTGCCGTTGCTGTCGGCTCTGTTGTCCAGGCAGCTCGTGCCGTCTCGGCCACTGCTGCAGTCTCGGGTGCTTCGGTCGCTTCAGCAGTTGCGGCGGTTGCGGCAGTTTCGACGGACTCCGTGGTTTCGGCAGTTGCGGCGGTGTCGACTGGCTCCATGGCGGGCGATGCATCCGCCACTGCAGTCTGCGGCTGCACGGGCCGGTATTCGCTCGCCAGTTCGAGTCGTGCGGGGTAGTGAGGCAGCTCGCGGGCCACGGGGCCGCCGTCGGACGGGGCCTCCACTGCGAACCACACCCAGGCGGCGTAGAGCGCATTGGCACCCAACAGCAACAGGAACAGCGTGCGCATCACGGCAGCGCCAGCCGCAGCCCGTCCAGCACCAGGTGCGGACGCAGGCTCACGGGGAAGTCCAGCCACGGCAGCAGGTCCTGCGCGTCGCCGCCGGTAAGCAACACCGTCGCCTGCGGGCAGATCCGTCCGAACTGTTCGTGTGCGGCGCAGAGCACCGCACCCGCCGCGAGCAGCGTGCCATGCGCAACCGCCTGCAGGGTGCTCGTGCCAGGCGCCACAACCGCCGTGTATCCGCCCGCATCGAAACGCACCCGATCCGTCGCAGTCAGCAGGCTGGTGCGGCTCATGCCGATCCCCGGCACGATATAGCCACCACGGTGCAGCCCCTCGTCGTCCACCAGATCCGCGGTGATCGCACTGCCGCAGTCGAACACGCAGACCGCACTGCCCGTGCTCGCGAAGCCGGCCAGCATCGCCAGCCAGCGATCGACACCGAGGCGCGCCGGCTCGGCGTAGCTGTTCCGTACACCCGCGGCGCTCGGTTGCGAACGCGCGTACTCGATCTCGAGACCGAGGGCACCGCGCACTGCAGCTCGCACCTGCTGCTCCACCTCCTCGCCACGTACGCAGGCTGCGCGCGCCCGCAGCACCGCACCGCACGCTGGCAGTGCGTCGAGCCCGGCCGCCAGCTCCGCGATGGCGCAACTGCCGTCGGCCAGTGCAGAGCCAGCCGCATCGACCAGCCGCCACTTGCAGCGCGTGTTGCCGATATCGAGCTCGAGGATCACGCCCGGCGCCTCACGCTGACCTCGCCGCTGTTCAGCAGCAGCAGCCCCTCGGCACTGCGCAGCCGCAGCGCACCGCCCGCATCCACGCCGTCGGCGGTCCCGTCGAGTACGCGCCCGTCGCTGGTGCTGACCGTGATGCCGCGCCCGGCGAGCACGTCGAGACGCTCCCAGTCCGGCTGCACCACACTGAAGCCGTGTACGGCGAACCGCGGCAGCAACTCGACACAGGAGGCGATCAGCGCCGCTGCCAGCGCGTTGCGGCCGATCACGCGACCCGCGAGCGTCTCCAGATCGATCCACGGCTGCCCGATTGCTGCCGCCTCGGCCAGCGGCATGCGCAGGTTGAGCCCGACACCGATCACCGCGCTCATCGGCCCCGACAGCTCGCCGTCGAGCTCGATCAGGATGCCGCCGAACTTCGCGTCACCGGCGAACAGATCGTTCGGCCACTTGAGTCCGATGCCGCCGATGCCGCACTGCTCGAGCGCGCGCACCACCGCAACACCCACCGCCAGGCTGAGGCCGTCGAGCGCGGCCACACCGCGATCGAAACGCCACGCCAGACTCAGGTAGATGTTGCTGCCGAACGGACTCAGCCAGTTTCGCCCACGCCGTCCACGGCCGCTGGTCTGGCGCTCGGCAAGACACGCCACGCCGTGCACTGCCTTGCCGCTGCGCAACGCGCGCAGCAGCACATCGTTGGTCGAGTCGATCACGCCGCACACATCGACGCCGGTCACGCGTGCACGCAGCTCGTCGGGCAGCAGCGCGAGGATGCGCTCGCCCTCCAGCAGCTCGATGCCACCCTCGAGACGGTAGCCGCGGCCGCTGCGCCGCTCCACGTGCAGACCCAGCTCGCCAAGACGCCCGATACGCTTCCAGACCGCGGCACGCGAGATGCCCAGCTCTGCCGCCAGCGACTCGCCCGAGTGAAACCCGCCATCGGAGAGCAGCGCGAGCAGTACGCGGTCCTCGCCTTCGTGTTCAGTCACGGTAGCGGCGCACCAGGTCGTGGTAGGCGTCGATGCGCCGATCGCGCAGGAACGGCCAGATGCGCCGCACATCCTCGCTGCGGCTGCGATCGAGCGTGGCGCGCAACACGCACTCGTCACGCACGCCGGCAAGCGCGATGAACTCGCCCTGCGGCCCGGCGACGAAGCTGCTGCCCCAGAAATCGATGCCCGCTCCCTGCCCCGACGGATCCTCCTCGTGACCGATGCGGTTGGCCACCAGCACCGCGATGCCGTTGGCCACTGCATGCGCACGCTGCACCGTGATCCAGGCCTCGCGCTGGCGCTCCCTTTCCGCGTCCACGTCACGCGGGTCCCAACCGATCGCGGTCGGATACAGCAGCAGCTCGGCGCCGGCGAGCGCCATCAGGCGTGCTGCCTCGGGGTACCACTGGTCCCAGCACACCAGCACCCCGAGCCGGCCGACCGACGTGTCCACGGGCGTGAAGCCCAGATCGCCGGGGGTGAAGTAGAACTTCTCGTAGAAGCCCGGATCGTCGGGAATGTGCATCTTGCGGTAGCGCCCGGCGATCGTGCCGTCGCGCTCGAACACCACGGCGGTGTTGTGGTAGAGCCCCGGTGCGCGCCGTTCGAACAGCGAGGCAACCAGCACCACGCCGGTTTCATGCGCCAGCGCTGCCAGGAAATCGCTGCTCGGCCCCGGGATCGGTTCGGCCCGATCGAAGCACGCAACGTCCTCGACCTGGCAGAAGTACGGGCCGGCGTGCAGTTCCTGCAACAGCACGAGCCGCGCGCCGCCGGCCGCGGCCTCGCGCACCAGCGCGGCCGAGCGGTTCAGGTTGGCTGAACGGTCGTCGCCGCAGACCTGCTGGATGCAGGCCACCTCCAGCGTGGCACTCATGCGACGGTCCTCGGGAGCGGGATGCGGTGTGTGCGGCGGATTATAGCGGCGCCAGCGTGCCGGCCGGCAATTGCATCGTCACGCAGTGCAGCGACCCGTACTGGCGAATCAACGGCAGGCAGTCGATCGCGACGATCTCGCGCTGCGGGAAGCACGCGCCCAGTGCGGCCAGCGCAGCGGCGTCGGCAGCGTCGCGGTAGGTGGGAACCAGCACAGCGTCGTTGATCACGAGGAAGTTCGCGTAGGTCGCCGGCAGGCGGCGTCCGTCGTCACCGTATTTGGGCGCCGGCCACGGCAGCGCGACCAGCCGGTACGGGGCGCCGTGCGCATCACGCAGCGCCATGAGTTCGTGCTCCATCGCGTCCAGCGCAGCGAAATGCGGGTCGCTGCGATCGTCGCAGCGCACGTAGGCGATCGTCGAGGTGTCGCAGAAGCGCGCCAGCGTATCGATATGGCTGTCGGTGTCGTCGCCCTCGAGCGCCCCGTGTTCGAGCCAGAGCACGCGCTGCAGACCGAAGAATTCATGCAGGCGCCGTTCGATGTCGGCGCGCGTGAACCCCGGATTGCGCCCCTGCGAGAGCAGGCAGGCCGCAGTCGTCAGCAGCGTGCCGGCTCCGTCGGACTCGATGGCGCCACCTTCGAGCACGAACCCGATACGCTCGTGCGCGGCGGCAGCAAAGGCACCCGCCTGCACCAGCGTGGCCGTGATGCGGTCATCGAGTGCCGCCGCGTACTTGCCGCCCCAGCCGTTGAACACGAAATCGAGCAGGCGTACCCGCCCATGCTCGAGCACCGTGATCGGTCCGTGGTCGCGGGCCCAGGAATCGTTCGACGCGACCGTGTGCAGCGCCACTCGCTCGAGCGCCACACCGGCGCTCTGCAGCAGTTGCGTCACGTGGCTACGGTGCGCGGCGTCGCGCACGCAGACCAGCAGCCGTTCGCGATTCGTGATTGCGCGCGCCAGCGCGACGTAGACCTGGTCCACCTCGGCAAGCCAGGGCCGCCAGTCACCTCCGTCGTGCGGCCACGTCAGCAACACGCCGTCCTGCGGCTCCCACTCGGCGGGCAGCCGCCGCGGCGACACGGTCGGGGCCATCGTGCTTCTCCATGGAACGAGGGAGCGGCGTGCTGCAGGGCAGCGTGCCGCAACGGGCGCGCAGTCTACTGCATCGCCGGCGGTGGCGTCGCATCGCGACCCGCATGCGTCGCTGCTGGCATAATCCGCCGGTCGATGGCCATTCCTGCCCCCGGACCTGCAAGCCCGTGCACCACGCTCTCGCCCGTCACATCCGCCGCCTTGCACGCGCCCCGGCGCTGCTGCTGGCGCTGCTGCTGGTATCGGGGGCAGTCGCTGCCGCCAACGATCAGCTGAAGCTCAGCGTGCGCGGCCTCGACCAGGAGGCACGGCGCAACGTGCTCGCGCACCTCGGCAGCATCGATGCGCGGCTCGCCGACCAGCAGCCCCGACTGCATCGTGTCGTCGAACGTGCGCTGCGTGCCGCGCTGCGTCCGCTCGGCTACTACGAGGCAACGTTCACTCTGGAGCGTGGCGATGGCGTGCTGCGCATCGTGGTGCAGCGTGGCCAACGGGTGCTGTTCGCCGCACCACGGATCGTGGTCGACGAGCCGGCCGCCTCGCTGGCAGCGATCCGCAAGCTGGTGCAGGCCACGCCGATTCGCGCCGGCAAGCCGCTGTCACACGCAGTCTTCGACGATTTCCGCGAGGAACTGCTGCGCGCGTGTCGCCGCTATGGCTTCTTCGACTCGGCGTACCGCCGCTCCGAACTGCGTATCGATCCGGCCGCACACAGCGCCGTGGCGGACCTCGAGATTGCCTGTGGCCGACGCTACCGCTTCGGTGAAATCCGCGTTTCCGGCAGCCGCGTGAACGACGACCTGCTGCTCGCGCTGGCACCGTTTGCCACCGGCGAACCGTTCGACAACACGCTGGTGACGCGATTCGAACGGGCGTTGCGCGACACCGGTTATTTTCGCGAGATCGCGCTGCGCGTGGACCCGGGCGAGGACGCACGCGTCGCGGTGACGGTGCTCGCCGAAGACGTGAACACCACCCGCTACGAGATCGGCGCCGGCTTCAGCACCGATTCCTCGCTGCGTCTGCGCTTCAACCGCGACACGCCGCGCGTGAACGCGCGCGGCCATGCACTGCGCATCGAATCAGAGCTGTCCGACCCGCGCCAGTCGGTGGAGGCTTCGTACCGCATCCCGCACCATCACCCGCTCGACGACTATTTCGAGCTCATCGGCGGGCTGCGCGGCACGCATGTGCAGGACACCAAGACGGTGGTCGTGACCTCCGGCCTGCGCCATGTATTGAAAGTGTTCGACGACTGGTCGCTGAACTACGGCAGCACCCTCGAACTCGAGCGCTTCACGGTAGGTGCGGCACGCCAGAAGGACGCTGCCTACCTGTTGCCCGGCATCAGCATTTCACGTACCCGCGTCGATTCCGGCATCGATCCGCTGCGCGGCACCTCGTGGTTCGCGTCGCTCGACTTCAGCGACCCGGCGCTGGGTTCGCCGACGGATTTCCTGCGTCTGCGTGCACGCGGCAAGTGGCTGTTCGGATTGGCAGACGACAACACGACGATACTGGGCCGCGTCGAAGTCGGCACGTTGTTCACGCACGACTTCACGGCGATTCCCGCCTCGCTGCGCTTCGCTGCGGGAGGCGACAACAGCGTGCGCGGCTTCGATTTCGAGTCGCTGGGGCCGCGCGACGCCAGCGGGCAGCTCACCGGCGGGAGCCGCCTGGCAGTCGGCAGCGTCGAGATCTCGCGGCGCGTGCTGCCGCGCTGGCGACTCGCGGCGTTCACCGACGCGGGCAGTGCGTTTCGCGGCGGTGACGAGGAATTCCACCAGAGTGTCGGCGCCGGGATACGCTGGCTGTCACCGGTAGGACAGGTCCGAGTCGATCTGGCGTTCCCGGTGAACGACAGCCGCCATTCGGGCTTCCGGCTCCACGTCAGCATGGGGCCACCGCTGTGAACGCACGTCGCCTCACCCTGTTCGCGTTGCGCCTGTTCCTGTGGGGGCTGAGCGCGGCAGTGCTGTTCGCGATCGCACTGGCCGCAAGCGAGCGCGGCACCGCATTGGCCGCGCGTGCAATGAGCGCACTCGTGCCGGGGCTCGCACTCGAGCATCGCGCCGGCAATCTGCTGGAAGCGCAGTTCGCGCTTGTAGGCTGGCACGATGACTCGACCACCGTACGCGCGCACGACGTAGCGTGGAGCCTGGCCCCGCACTGCCTGCTGGGGGACCGTCTGTGCTTTGCCAGCCTCACGCTGGAACGCCTCGACATCGTGCTCGGCCCCGAGCAGGACGACGCAGCCCCGTTTGCGCTGGAGCCGCTGAAGGCACCGTTGCCGGTGACGATCGCGCACGGTGCGATCGGCGAGCTCCGCATACGACGCGCAGACAGTGAACTGCTCACGCTGCACGACGTACGGCTTGCCGGCCGCTTCGTCGACAGCCGGATCACGCTCGACAGCCTGGCGGCACGCATGGACGAATTCAGCGCCTCGCTGGAGGCGGAAATCGATCTGCGGGCACAGCTGCCGCTGCGCCTGAGCGGGCGCATCGACTGGGCGCGGCGACAGCAGGCGGCGCTGCACCTGACGGGCGACCTTGCGCATCTCAACTTCGATGCCACCGGCAGCGGCGAATACGCGATCGATGCCGAAGGCTTTGCCGAACTGCTCGCCGACGCACCACGCATCGAGCTCAGCGCCTCGAGCCGCGACACGCTGCACCCGCTGCCCGCCGAGCCCGAACTCGCTGCACTGCAGGAAGTGGTGCTGCGCGTATCCGGCAGCAGCGAGGAACTGCAGGCGCATTTCGCAGCGCGGGTCAGCGGCAGCCTGACCGGCGCAGCGCGGCTCGAGGGCACGGCGACGTGGACACCCGACCACACGCAGTTCACCCGGCTCGAACTCCGTGGTGACGCTGGCAGCCTCGTTGCCAGCGGAGAACTGCGCGGAACGCAGTGGACCGCCAGACTGGACGCAGCCGATTTCTGTCCGCCCGCGTGGCAGCCGCAGTTCGAGTGCCGGCTGAGCGGCGAGTCCACGCTGGCTGGCACCCTCGATGGCACCCTTTCCACGCTCGATGCACGCACCGCACTGCACGGCAGCGTGAACGGGCGTGACGCGCGCCTCGAAGGCAGCGCGGCACGTGATGGCGCCGGCACCTGGCAGCTCGCCGGACTGCGCATCCTGAATGGCGCCAACCGCTTGCAGCTCGACGGCAGGATCGGTACCACACTGGCCCTGGACGCCACGGTCACGCTGGGCAACCTCGGCGACACGCTCGCGGGCGCACACGGCAGCGGGCACGCGGGGCTGCGCATCGGCGGCACGCTGCAGGATCCGCAAGTCGACGGCGAGCTGAGCGCACAGGGACTGCGGTGGCAGGACCATGCAGCGGACAGCGTGAGTGTGCAGGCGCACTGGCTCGGCCTGCGCAACCGCGACAACCGCGTGCGCGTGGGTGCCAGCGGACTGGTCGCGGCCGGCACTGCGGTCGGTACGCTGGAGGCAAGCGTGGCAGGCTCGGGCAGCGCGCACCGCATCACGCTTGCCGTGCAGGCCGACTCCGCCCGGCTCGAGACGCGCTGCAGCGGCACGCTCGGTGACGGCGGTGACTGGCGCGGCAACTGCGATGCGCTCGGCGTGAACCCGCACCCCGCGCTCGGGGAGTGGCGAGCCGATCGTGTCGTCCCACTCACCTGGGACGCCGGCAGCAGGACGGCGCGGATCGGCGCGTTCTGCCTCGGCCATGAGCAGACGACGTTCTGCAGCACGCTTCCCGTTCTGCTGGGAGCGGAGCGATTGGAAGGAATCGCACTGCGCGGGCGCGATATTCCGCTCGCCTTACTGGGACCGTGGCTGCCGGCCGAGCTGCAAGGCGACGGCCTGTTCGGTTTCGATGCAAGCGCGAGCCGCGCTGCCGGCGCACCCGTACGCGTCGAGGCGCACGTATCGGGAGCCGCGATCACGCTCGGCGTTCCGGTCGGGGGCGACGTGCTCGCGCTCGAGCTGAACGGTTTCGCAGCAAACCTGCAGGGCACTTCCCGCCGCGCGACACTTGCCTGGCAACTCACCCTGCGCGGCGGTGGCGGCGTGAACGGAAATCTCGACACCGACTTCGCCGCACGCGCACTGGACGGCACGGTTTCGCTGCAGGATCTGGATCTGGCACAGCTCGCCGTGCCGTTGCCGGGCATGCTCGATATGGCCGGCACGCTCGCAGGCACACTGCGATTGCACGGAGCGCTCGATGCACCGCAACTGTCCGGAGCACTGCGACTCCGTGACGCACGCTTCGTGCACGAGCGGCTGCCGCAACCGATCGAGGACGCCAGCGTCATGATCGATTTTGCCGGCAGCGAGGCACACATCGACGGCCGTTTCCGCACCGGCTCCGGCACGGCCACGCTCGGCGGCAGCGCACGCTTCGACGACGCGGGCTGGAGCGCGGACCTGGCGCTGCGCTCATCCGGCCTGCAAATCGAACCCGTGCGCGGCAGCAGCGCCACGGTGGCGCCGGAGCTGCGCCTGCTGCTGAGCCCGACGCAGGCACTGCTGAGCGGCGAAGTCTTCCTGCCAAGCGCCGACATACGCATCGACGAACTGCCCGATACCGCCATCGGCGAGTCACCGTACGCGGTCGTCGTCGGCGAGGAGCAGGCGGGCACGCCATTTCCGTGGGGACTCGATGTGCGCGTGCGCCTCGGCGAGCACGTGCGCCTGCGCGGCATGGGTGTCGACGCCCGGCTCGAGGGCGCTCTCGATGTCACACGCGACGCCAACGCGGCCCTGCTGCGCGGGCGCGGCGAAATCCGCATCGTCGACGGTCGCTATACCGCCTACGGACAGAACCTCGAGGTGACCGAAGGGCGCATCCGCTTCCGTGGCGCACTCGATCGCCCGGACCTGGCCCTGACCGCGATCCGGCGCATCGAAGACGACAACGTCGAGGTCGGCGTACGCGTGCGCGGTGATCTGCGCGAACCGCTGATCAGCACCTTCTCGCGTCCGGCGATGGAGGAGACGCTGGCGATGCACTACCTGCTCACCGGTCGCAAACCCGACAGCGGCGACAACCTGGACCTTGCGGTGAGCACGATGCTGATGCAACTCGGCATGGCGGGTGCCAACCGCATCACGGGCAGTGCGGCGAGCCGCCTCGGCATCCAGGATTTCCAGCTCGCGGCGCGCCAGGTCGAAGGAGGAACCGAGGTTCACCTGAGCGGCTATCTGTCACCCGATCTGTACCTGCGCTACGGCGTGTCCACCTTCGACCGCATCAACACGTTTCGCCTGCGCTACCGCCTGCGCGGTTCCTTCTACATCGAGGCGATCTCCGGAA includes:
- a CDS encoding SPOR domain-containing protein, with protein sequence MRTLFLLLLGANALYAAWVWFAVEAPSDGGPVARELPHYPARLELASEYRPVQPQTAVADASPAMEPVDTAATAETTESVETAATAATAEATEAPETAAVAETARAAWTTEPTATAESGPSAPAPVDTDSEAAVPKENEALAATPGGATSEAVPSAHDAAPSAHCVRIGRFSTEGAARTALERLRDQLPDGALVTVPVVVHSNFWVHIPPRANDEEARAVVARLTERGVESFVIRDDPALRNGISLGVFRDTASAERHAARFADIGYPVAIHEAAQTRPSFMVQGTLSADMAAVEAALGQGLAIEELACPVVAADPVAD
- a CDS encoding type III pantothenate kinase, translating into MILELDIGNTRCKWRLVDAAGSALADGSCAIAELAAGLDALPACGAVLRARAACVRGEEVEQQVRAAVRGALGLEIEYARSQPSAAGVRNSYAEPARLGVDRWLAMLAGFASTGSAVCVFDCGSAITADLVDDEGLHRGGYIVPGIGMSRTSLLTATDRVRFDAGGYTAVVAPGTSTLQAVAHGTLLAAGAVLCAAHEQFGRICPQATVLLTGGDAQDLLPWLDFPVSLRPHLVLDGLRLALP
- the birA gene encoding bifunctional biotin--[acetyl-CoA-carboxylase] ligase/biotin operon repressor BirA, whose protein sequence is MCGASGRSCAIGASTPTTTWCAATVTEHEGEDRVLLALLSDGGFHSGESLAAELGISRAAVWKRIGRLGELGLHVERRSGRGYRLEGGIELLEGERILALLPDELRARVTGVDVCGVIDSTNDVLLRALRSGKAVHGVACLAERQTSGRGRRGRNWLSPFGSNIYLSLAWRFDRGVAALDGLSLAVGVAVVRALEQCGIGGIGLKWPNDLFAGDAKFGGILIELDGELSGPMSAVIGVGLNLRMPLAEAAAIGQPWIDLETLAGRVIGRNALAAALIASCVELLPRFAVHGFSVVQPDWERLDVLAGRGITVSTSDGRVLDGTADGVDAGGALRLRSAEGLLLLNSGEVSVRRRA
- a CDS encoding carbon-nitrogen hydrolase translates to MEVACIQQVCGDDRSANLNRSAALVREAAAGGARLVLLQELHAGPYFCQVEDVACFDRAEPIPGPSSDFLAALAHETGVVLVASLFERRAPGLYHNTAVVFERDGTIAGRYRKMHIPDDPGFYEKFYFTPGDLGFTPVDTSVGRLGVLVCWDQWYPEAARLMALAGAELLLYPTAIGWDPRDVDAERERQREAWITVQRAHAVANGIAVLVANRIGHEEDPSGQGAGIDFWGSSFVAGPQGEFIALAGVRDECVLRATLDRSRSEDVRRIWPFLRDRRIDAYHDLVRRYRD
- a CDS encoding agmatine deiminase family protein, with amino-acid sequence MAPTVSPRRLPAEWEPQDGVLLTWPHDGGDWRPWLAEVDQVYVALARAITNRERLLVCVRDAAHRSHVTQLLQSAGVALERVALHTVASNDSWARDHGPITVLEHGRVRLLDFVFNGWGGKYAAALDDRITATLVQAGAFAAAAHERIGFVLEGGAIESDGAGTLLTTAACLLSQGRNPGFTRADIERRLHEFFGLQRVLWLEHGALEGDDTDSHIDTLARFCDTSTIAYVRCDDRSDPHFAALDAMEHELMALRDAHGAPYRLVALPWPAPKYGDDGRRLPATYANFLVINDAVLVPTYRDAADAAALAALGACFPQREIVAIDCLPLIRQYGSLHCVTMQLPAGTLAPL
- a CDS encoding outer membrane protein assembly factor encodes the protein MHHALARHIRRLARAPALLLALLLVSGAVAAANDQLKLSVRGLDQEARRNVLAHLGSIDARLADQQPRLHRVVERALRAALRPLGYYEATFTLERGDGVLRIVVQRGQRVLFAAPRIVVDEPAASLAAIRKLVQATPIRAGKPLSHAVFDDFREELLRACRRYGFFDSAYRRSELRIDPAAHSAVADLEIACGRRYRFGEIRVSGSRVNDDLLLALAPFATGEPFDNTLVTRFERALRDTGYFREIALRVDPGEDARVAVTVLAEDVNTTRYEIGAGFSTDSSLRLRFNRDTPRVNARGHALRIESELSDPRQSVEASYRIPHHHPLDDYFELIGGLRGTHVQDTKTVVVTSGLRHVLKVFDDWSLNYGSTLELERFTVGAARQKDAAYLLPGISISRTRVDSGIDPLRGTSWFASLDFSDPALGSPTDFLRLRARGKWLFGLADDNTTILGRVEVGTLFTHDFTAIPASLRFAAGGDNSVRGFDFESLGPRDASGQLTGGSRLAVGSVEISRRVLPRWRLAAFTDAGSAFRGGDEEFHQSVGAGIRWLSPVGQVRVDLAFPVNDSRHSGFRLHVSMGPPL
- a CDS encoding translocation/assembly module TamB domain-containing protein is translated as MNARRLTLFALRLFLWGLSAAVLFAIALAASERGTALAARAMSALVPGLALEHRAGNLLEAQFALVGWHDDSTTVRAHDVAWSLAPHCLLGDRLCFASLTLERLDIVLGPEQDDAAPFALEPLKAPLPVTIAHGAIGELRIRRADSELLTLHDVRLAGRFVDSRITLDSLAARMDEFSASLEAEIDLRAQLPLRLSGRIDWARRQQAALHLTGDLAHLNFDATGSGEYAIDAEGFAELLADAPRIELSASSRDTLHPLPAEPELAALQEVVLRVSGSSEELQAHFAARVSGSLTGAARLEGTATWTPDHTQFTRLELRGDAGSLVASGELRGTQWTARLDAADFCPPAWQPQFECRLSGESTLAGTLDGTLSTLDARTALHGSVNGRDARLEGSAARDGAGTWQLAGLRILNGANRLQLDGRIGTTLALDATVTLGNLGDTLAGAHGSGHAGLRIGGTLQDPQVDGELSAQGLRWQDHAADSVSVQAHWLGLRNRDNRVRVGASGLVAAGTAVGTLEASVAGSGSAHRITLAVQADSARLETRCSGTLGDGGDWRGNCDALGVNPHPALGEWRADRVVPLTWDAGSRTARIGAFCLGHEQTTFCSTLPVLLGAERLEGIALRGRDIPLALLGPWLPAELQGDGLFGFDASASRAAGAPVRVEAHVSGAAITLGVPVGGDVLALELNGFAANLQGTSRRATLAWQLTLRGGGGVNGNLDTDFAARALDGTVSLQDLDLAQLAVPLPGMLDMAGTLAGTLRLHGALDAPQLSGALRLRDARFVHERLPQPIEDASVMIDFAGSEAHIDGRFRTGSGTATLGGSARFDDAGWSADLALRSSGLQIEPVRGSSATVAPELRLLLSPTQALLSGEVFLPSADIRIDELPDTAIGESPYAVVVGEEQAGTPFPWGLDVRVRLGEHVRLRGMGVDARLEGALDVTRDANAALLRGRGEIRIVDGRYTAYGQNLEVTEGRIRFRGALDRPDLALTAIRRIEDDNVEVGVRVRGDLREPLISTFSRPAMEETLAMHYLLTGRKPDSGDNLDLAVSTMLMQLGMAGANRITGSAASRLGIQDFQLAARQVEGGTEVHLSGYLSPDLYLRYGVSTFDRINTFRLRYRLRGSFYIEAISGIENAIDFLYSFER